One Amaranthus tricolor cultivar Red isolate AtriRed21 chromosome 10, ASM2621246v1, whole genome shotgun sequence genomic window carries:
- the LOC130824960 gene encoding uncharacterized protein LOC130824960: MGVAKRGISQCPNITNEDRMQMRNLERQVEQYKECRQPNRPPLPSHSLSSEASLSPTSYAKKRKSDNPITKAFDIQARNNLDAEIARMFFTGGLPFNLCRNPYYISSYNYAATNNIPGYKPPGYNKMRTTLLEREKENVEWLLEPTKATWREKGVTILSDGWSDPQRRPLINLMVACEVGPLFLKAVDCSGEVKDKDFIASLLNDAIEEVGDDKFVVQILTDNASNCKAAGELIEGRYPHIFWTPCIVHTLNLALKNICNAKNVSNNKEVYDECHWITEVHGDALFVKNYIMNHSMRLAIFNKFSPLKLLSVGDTRFASVVVMLKRMKLLKPTLQSMVVSEAWSTYRDDHRGQATLCEGKDSK, encoded by the coding sequence ATGGGAGTTGCAAAACGTGGAATTAGTCAATGTCCTAATATAACAAATGAGGATAGAATGCAAATGAGAAACTTAGAAAGACAAGTTGAGCAATATAAAGAATGTAGACAACCAAACAGACCACCACTTCCTAGTCATTCTTTGTCTTCCGAAGCTTCTCTTTCACCAACTTCATATGCCAAGAAAAGAAAATCTGACAACCCAATCACCAAAGCTTTTGATATACAAGCTCGAAACAACTTAGATGCTGAGATAGCAAGGATGTTTTTTACTGGAGGATTGCCTTTTAACCTTTGTCGAAACCCTTACTATATAAGTTCATACAACTATGCTGCCACAAATAATATTCCTGGTTACAAGCCTCCTGGTTACAATAAAATGAGAACCACTTTgttagagagagagaaagaaaatgttGAATGGCTTTTAGAACCAACAAAGGCTACTTGGAGGGAAAAAGGAGTAACTATATTGAGTGATGGGTGGAGTGATCCACAAAGGAGACCTTTAATTAATCTCATGGTAGCTTGTGAAGTTGGTCCTCTGTTCTTAAAGGCCGTTGATTGCTCAGGAGAGGTAAAGGATAAAGACTTTATTGCTAGTTTGTTAAATGATGCCATTGAAGAAGTTGGAGATGACAAATTTGTTGTACAAATTCTCACTGATAATGCAAGCAATTGCAAGGCCGCTGGAGAACTTATAGAGGGTAGATATCCACACATATTTTGGACACCATGCATTGTTCACACTCTTAACCTTGCTCTTAAAAACATTTGTAATGCTAAAAATGTTTCAAACAATAAGGAGGTTTATGATGAGTGTCATTGGATAACTGAAGTTCATGGAGATGCTTTATTTGTCAAAAACTACATAATGAACCATTCAATGAGGTTAGCTATATTTAATAAGTTCTCTCCATTAAAGCTTCTTTCTGTCGGTGATACTCGCTTCGCTTCGGTAGTTGTCATGCTAAAGAGGATGAAACTTCTTAAACCAACTCTTCAATCCATGGTTGTTAGTGAGGCTTGGTCCACATATCGTGATGATCATCGTGGACAAGCTACACTTTGTGAGGGAAAAGATTCTAAATGA